A genomic stretch from Alosa sapidissima isolate fAloSap1 chromosome 3, fAloSap1.pri, whole genome shotgun sequence includes:
- the polr3h gene encoding DNA-directed RNA polymerase III subunit RPC8, which translates to MFVLVEMVDTVRIPPWNFQRQLNEAVTEELNKKLANKVVYNVGLCICLYDIIKLEDSYIFPGDGASHTKVHFRYVVFHPFLDEILVGKIKYCSQEGVHVSLGFFDDIVIPPESLQQPAKFDEAEQVWLWEYETDEGAHDLYMDQGEEIRFRVSDELFLDTSPTGPSKASETPAAPGVPETEQKKEAPYTLIGSISEPGLGLLSWWNN; encoded by the exons ATGTTTGTTTTGGTTGAGATGGTCGATACTGTGAGGATTCCTCCATGGAACTTTCAGAGGCAGCTCAATGAAGCTGTTACAGAGGAACTCAATAAAAAATTGGCGAACAAG GTGGTTTACAATGTTGGACTGTGCATCTGTCTTTATGACATAATAAAGTTGGAGGACTCCTACATATTCCCTGGTGACGGTGCCTCTCACACAAAAG TCCATTTCAGGTATGTGGTGTTCCACCCATTCTTGGATGAGATACTTGTGGGCAAAATTAAATACTGCAGCCAGGAGGGGGTACACG TCAGTCTTGGATTTTTTGATGACATAGTCATTCCTCCAGAGTCTTTACAACAGCCTGCTAAATT TGATGAGGCAGAGCAGGTATGGCTGTGGGAGTATGAGACAGACGAGGGAGCCCACGACCTCTACATGGACCAGGGCGAGGAGATCCGCTTCCGGGTTTCAGATGAGCTCTTCCTGGACACCTCGCCCACGGGGCCGAGTAAGGCCTCAGAGACGCCAGCAGCACCAGGGGTACCAGAGACTGAGCAGAAGAAAGAGGCTCCATACACACTCATA GGCTCTATAAGTGAACCAGGCTTGGGTCTTCTGTCGTGGTGGAACAACTAG